From the Maioricimonas rarisocia genome, one window contains:
- a CDS encoding WD40 repeat domain-containing protein, which translates to MDPGSGKIWRSTLTGLDATIEAGKPENPRQRAKKFKSTDQAFEYLEKEEWKKLKTGYVLRDPDAQPGAPLLRTYLGGGYTGALPLTQSNNGLFTTRFEQSTDSVLKLAPSGQMEVVAELPEQTLVLDMSYSQELGRLLLNVDHSILSWHPETPKKCDAITDGKGAPASCLSVGGSRLVFFDPPNLVVQDGQADEQVFKTECKPESYGGHAPQLCAALSPDGSVLAVCSKPGALSFFRIDDGKELGEIQADFNMIEKLEFDITGDLLIGLGECVPWGPLFFDVPSMSLVEPPIELPRLREGGMDFALHPDRRWFAVTSWDQVFVFDLNKTQVVATIHLEHLAKRSGVHFVGDQLAVRTDLGCLSLYRIQ; encoded by the coding sequence ATGGATCCTGGATCTGGCAAGATTTGGCGGTCCACGCTGACCGGCTTGGACGCGACGATTGAAGCTGGTAAGCCAGAGAATCCACGCCAGCGAGCAAAGAAGTTTAAATCGACAGACCAAGCATTCGAGTATTTGGAAAAAGAGGAATGGAAGAAACTGAAAACAGGTTATGTCTTGCGCGATCCCGATGCCCAGCCCGGTGCGCCCTTACTGCGAACATATTTAGGAGGTGGATACACCGGAGCACTTCCATTAACGCAGTCGAATAACGGGCTATTCACGACGCGATTCGAACAGTCAACAGATTCTGTATTGAAGTTGGCTCCATCCGGGCAGATGGAAGTGGTGGCGGAACTACCCGAGCAAACGCTCGTTTTGGATATGTCGTATTCGCAGGAACTGGGGCGTCTGCTGCTGAACGTTGACCATAGCATTCTGTCTTGGCATCCGGAGACGCCCAAGAAGTGTGACGCGATCACCGATGGTAAAGGAGCTCCCGCATCATGCCTTTCTGTCGGCGGAAGCCGATTGGTCTTCTTCGATCCGCCGAACTTGGTCGTTCAGGATGGTCAGGCTGACGAACAAGTGTTTAAGACTGAGTGCAAACCGGAGAGTTACGGCGGTCACGCTCCGCAATTGTGCGCGGCGCTCAGCCCGGACGGGAGCGTCTTGGCCGTGTGCTCGAAGCCTGGTGCGTTGTCATTTTTCCGCATCGATGACGGCAAGGAATTGGGCGAGATACAAGCCGACTTCAACATGATCGAAAAACTGGAGTTCGACATAACGGGTGATCTGTTGATCGGGCTTGGTGAGTGTGTGCCCTGGGGGCCGCTGTTCTTTGATGTACCGTCGATGTCGCTGGTCGAGCCGCCGATTGAGCTCCCTCGGCTAAGAGAGGGAGGTATGGATTTCGCATTGCACCCCGATCGACGCTGGTTCGCGGTAACGTCATGGGACCAAGTCTTCGTGTTCGACCTGAACAAGACGCAAGTTGTCGCCACGATTCATCTGGAGCATCTCGCCAAACGATCGGGAGTTCATTTTGTCGGAGATCAGCTTGCCGTGCGTACGGATCTTGGATGTTTGAGCCTTTATCGCATTCAATAA
- a CDS encoding DUF1573 domain-containing protein, with the protein MTWKRYSWLCVPLAGILGTLVLVVGGGTLLYGSPALLLARLRGEQLVLRPAVLKLGECGPGAERHILLQLTNLGEQPAGILGGTTTCSCVATQGLPITVPAGETRSVPVTVHVGGEAPEFRQTITLFTDGDQLGTLQAEVRAMVVKRSRSE; encoded by the coding sequence ATGACATGGAAACGCTATTCCTGGCTCTGTGTTCCCTTGGCTGGGATACTCGGCACGCTGGTGCTCGTGGTCGGCGGGGGAACTCTGCTTTATGGGTCGCCTGCGCTATTGCTCGCGCGCCTTCGAGGTGAACAACTTGTTCTTCGTCCGGCGGTACTCAAGCTGGGAGAGTGCGGCCCCGGTGCCGAGCGACATATCCTGCTGCAGTTGACGAACCTGGGAGAACAGCCAGCCGGGATACTTGGCGGAACAACCACTTGTTCATGTGTTGCCACGCAGGGGCTGCCGATCACCGTCCCCGCGGGCGAGACGCGATCAGTGCCCGTCACGGTGCATGTCGGTGGGGAGGCTCCCGAATTCCGTCAGACGATCACGCTATTCACTGACGGCGATCAGCTTGGCACGCTGCAAGCCGAAGTCCGAGCGATGGTGGTGAAGAGGTCTAGAAGCGAGTGA